One genomic segment of Salinigranum rubrum includes these proteins:
- a CDS encoding helix-turn-helix domain-containing protein, whose product MRYVTLRLSPSRGEGFHPLGRRLSEEPSIRREAIHHVELLDDGTVLLLAEGSGDRDRYEEIMSSSPSVIDYMASGTDRWMAVSHLDTSEAVRQVMEWQRDAEVVIETPMLFQSDGSQRMTLLGDQRAFKRLFERATALESFSFEVVESGEYEPSAERFMRSLTARQQEILTTAVDLGYYRAPRQATHEDIAAAVDLAPSTVGDHLRKIEERVFESMTPS is encoded by the coding sequence ATGCGGTACGTGACGCTCCGGCTCTCCCCGTCCCGGGGTGAGGGGTTCCACCCGCTCGGGAGACGACTGTCCGAAGAGCCGTCGATTCGACGAGAGGCCATTCACCACGTCGAACTGCTCGACGACGGGACGGTTTTGTTGCTGGCGGAGGGGTCGGGCGACCGTGACCGATACGAGGAGATAATGTCCTCGTCACCCTCGGTGATCGACTACATGGCCTCGGGAACGGACCGCTGGATGGCGGTGAGCCACCTCGACACGTCCGAAGCAGTCCGACAGGTCATGGAGTGGCAGCGGGACGCAGAGGTGGTCATCGAGACGCCGATGCTGTTTCAGTCGGACGGCTCACAGCGTATGACACTCCTCGGGGACCAGCGGGCGTTCAAGCGCCTGTTCGAACGGGCGACGGCGCTGGAGTCGTTCTCGTTCGAAGTCGTCGAGAGCGGCGAGTACGAGCCGAGCGCCGAGCGGTTCATGCGCTCGCTGACCGCTCGGCAGCAGGAGATACTGACGACCGCCGTCGACCTCGGATACTATCGGGCGCCCCGACAGGCGACGCACGAGGACATCGCCGCGGCCGTCGACCTAGCCCCGTCGACCGTCGGCGACCACCTCCGGAAGATAGAAGAGCGCGTCTTCGAGTCGATGACGCCCTCCTGA
- a CDS encoding HVO_2901 family zinc finger protein, translating into MQITKQSGRDMLVCRKCAAEFPEGRATKDGWHYECPECGEAEGIGEGLRRL; encoded by the coding sequence ATGCAGATCACAAAGCAGTCCGGTCGAGACATGCTCGTATGCCGAAAGTGTGCCGCAGAGTTCCCCGAGGGGCGTGCTACCAAGGACGGGTGGCACTACGAGTGCCCCGAGTGTGGCGAGGCGGAAGGTATCGGTGAGGGGCTCCGGCGGCTCTAA
- a CDS encoding DMT family transporter encodes MLFVLLAIVWGSSFVAIEVGLERVPPLLFAALRYDVAGVVVLAYAALTYERWLPRGRADWVPIALGGVLLIAAFHALLYLGQGSVSGAVAAVVISLVPLLTAVFDHTLLGERRLDPVGGAGFGFGIVGVAVVASPTPGAVGSESLFGVGLVFLAAVAFGLGSVITRSSTSTLPVVAQQGWTMLFGSAVLHAASVVRGEPFVAGAWTPSVLVAFVYLALGSGVLGFLLYFELLGRVGPSDLNLVNYVTPVVAAVVSWAVLGQVIDATTVAGFAVVFVGFALLKRDVVRCLLRSRWAVADC; translated from the coding sequence GTGCTGTTCGTTCTGCTCGCCATCGTCTGGGGCTCCTCGTTCGTCGCTATCGAGGTCGGCCTCGAACGCGTCCCACCGCTTCTCTTCGCCGCGTTGCGGTACGACGTGGCCGGCGTGGTAGTTCTCGCGTACGCGGCGCTCACCTACGAGCGGTGGCTCCCCCGCGGACGGGCGGACTGGGTCCCAATCGCACTCGGCGGCGTCCTCCTCATCGCTGCCTTCCACGCCCTCTTGTACCTCGGGCAAGGCTCCGTCTCGGGCGCCGTCGCCGCCGTCGTGATCAGTCTCGTTCCCCTGCTGACGGCGGTGTTCGACCACACGCTCCTCGGCGAGCGGCGCCTCGACCCCGTCGGCGGGGCGGGGTTCGGGTTCGGCATCGTCGGCGTCGCCGTCGTCGCCAGCCCCACGCCGGGCGCGGTCGGCTCCGAGTCGCTCTTCGGGGTCGGACTCGTCTTCCTCGCGGCGGTCGCGTTCGGCCTCGGGAGCGTCATCACCCGGTCGTCGACCTCTACTCTCCCGGTCGTCGCCCAACAGGGCTGGACGATGCTCTTCGGGTCGGCGGTTCTGCACGCCGCCAGCGTCGTCCGCGGCGAACCGTTCGTCGCGGGCGCGTGGACGCCCTCGGTCCTCGTGGCGTTCGTGTATCTCGCGCTCGGTTCGGGGGTCCTGGGCTTCCTGCTGTACTTCGAGCTTCTCGGGAGGGTCGGTCCGTCCGACCTCAACCTGGTCAACTACGTCACCCCGGTCGTCGCAGCGGTCGTCAGTTGGGCCGTCCTCGGACAGGTGATCGACGCGACCACCGTCGCGGGCTTCGCCGTCGTCTTCGTCGGCTTCGCCCTCCTCAAGCGCGACGTGGTCCGCTGTCTCCTCCGCTCGCGGTGGGCTGTCGCGGACTGCTGA
- a CDS encoding acetolactate synthase large subunit, giving the protein MTRVSDLVVDCLAAEGVEYVFGLPGEELEDLLFSIRDSDVTFVPVRHEQGAAFMADVHGRLTGEAGVCLATLGPGATNLLTGVADAHLDKAPLVALTGQGSRERLNKESHQNLDVVDVVEPVVKWNAQLSDPAGVAESMRKAFKVAEYEKPGATHLELPEDVAAAETDDEPLPVRPSVARPAANRDALADAADALAEAEQPLVLAGNGAVRADAAASLAAFVDATGVPVVSTYMGKGALSDRDERSLMTLDSGPEEAAGGAVEAADCVLAVGYDIAEHDPAGWNPTREKTVIHLDSEPAEVYAHYNPEVEVIADPSRALDRLADALDREWDVWCADARERVYGHATSEPDPDDPVTVANTLPALRSAMADSDVLISDVGSHKMAIAKRFPVFEPGRCVISNGLASMGIAVPGGVAADLAVDDEVVVATGDGGFLMNAAELETARRLDCSFTTVVFRDDDYGLISEKQTEHRGESFGTGLGNPDLVAFAESFGVRAERVSSLAGFTAAIDDAVGSDDQRLIDVPLDG; this is encoded by the coding sequence ATGACGCGGGTCTCGGACCTCGTCGTGGACTGTCTGGCGGCCGAAGGCGTCGAGTACGTGTTCGGCCTCCCCGGCGAGGAACTGGAGGACCTGCTGTTTTCGATTCGCGACTCCGACGTGACGTTCGTCCCCGTCCGTCACGAACAGGGGGCCGCCTTCATGGCCGACGTCCACGGGCGTCTCACCGGGGAGGCGGGGGTCTGTCTCGCGACCCTCGGTCCCGGCGCGACGAACCTCCTCACGGGCGTCGCGGACGCCCACCTCGACAAGGCGCCGCTGGTCGCGCTCACCGGCCAGGGGAGCCGCGAACGGCTGAACAAGGAGAGCCACCAGAACCTCGACGTCGTCGACGTCGTCGAACCCGTCGTGAAGTGGAACGCGCAGCTCTCGGACCCCGCGGGCGTCGCGGAGTCGATGCGGAAGGCGTTCAAGGTCGCCGAGTACGAGAAGCCCGGCGCGACCCACCTCGAACTCCCCGAGGACGTCGCCGCGGCGGAGACGGACGACGAACCGCTCCCCGTCCGCCCGTCGGTCGCACGGCCCGCCGCGAACCGGGATGCGCTCGCGGACGCGGCCGACGCGCTCGCCGAAGCCGAACAGCCGCTCGTCCTCGCCGGCAACGGCGCGGTCCGGGCGGACGCCGCCGCGTCGCTGGCGGCGTTCGTCGACGCGACGGGCGTGCCCGTGGTGTCGACGTACATGGGGAAAGGCGCGCTGTCGGACCGCGACGAGCGGTCGCTGATGACGCTCGATTCGGGGCCGGAGGAGGCCGCGGGCGGAGCGGTCGAGGCGGCTGACTGCGTGCTCGCCGTCGGGTACGACATCGCCGAGCACGACCCCGCCGGCTGGAACCCCACCCGCGAGAAGACCGTGATTCACCTCGACAGCGAACCGGCCGAGGTGTACGCCCACTACAACCCCGAGGTGGAGGTCATCGCGGACCCCTCGCGTGCGCTGGACCGTCTCGCCGACGCGCTCGACCGCGAGTGGGACGTCTGGTGTGCCGACGCCCGCGAGCGGGTGTACGGACACGCGACGAGTGAGCCAGACCCCGACGACCCGGTGACGGTGGCGAACACGCTCCCGGCACTCCGGTCGGCCATGGCCGACTCGGACGTTCTGATCTCCGACGTCGGGAGCCACAAGATGGCCATCGCCAAGCGCTTCCCCGTCTTCGAGCCCGGCCGCTGTGTGATATCCAACGGCCTCGCGTCGATGGGTATCGCCGTTCCGGGGGGTGTCGCGGCCGACCTCGCTGTCGACGACGAGGTGGTCGTGGCCACCGGCGACGGGGGATTCCTGATGAACGCGGCCGAACTGGAGACCGCCCGCCGGCTTGACTGCTCGTTCACCACGGTCGTGTTCCGCGACGACGACTACGGGCTCATCTCGGAGAAACAGACCGAACACCGCGGCGAGTCGTTCGGGACCGGCCTCGGCAACCCCGACCTGGTCGCGTTCGCGGAGAGCTTCGGCGTCCGGGCGGAGCGCGTCAGTTCCCTCGCGGGGTTCACGGCGGCAATCGACGACGCCGTCGGGAGCGACGACCAGCGGCTCATCGACGTTCCGCTCGACGGCTGA
- a CDS encoding class II fumarate hydratase — protein sequence MSDDYRTERDSLGEMQVPAEAYWGAQTQRAVENFPISGITFSRRFVRALGVVKKAAAQANRDLDHLDDETAEAIVEAADEVIAGDHDDQFPVDVFQTGSGTSSNMNANEVIANRAAELLGEEIGDRAVHPNDHVNYGQSSNDVIPTAMHVSALEAVEKDLVPALEALAEALGAKEAEFENVVKTGRTHLQDATPITLGQEFEGYRTQIEKGVARVENTRSHLAELALGGTAVGTGLNTDPDFPELAAEYISEETGIEFREADSHFEAQAAHDAMGEAHGALRTVAGSMNKIANDLRLLASGPRNGLGELEQPENQPGSSIMPGKINPVVAEAVNQVHKQVVGNDAAVAAGASEGQIDLNLYKPVLAHNFLESANLLSNSAEVFAERFVAKLEANEDHCADQVERSMALATALNPAIGYDKASKVAKQALAEDKTVREVAVEEGYLTEEEADEVLDPMAMTRRGILGDD from the coding sequence ATGAGCGACGACTACCGCACCGAACGGGACAGTCTCGGCGAGATGCAGGTGCCGGCGGAGGCGTACTGGGGCGCACAGACGCAGCGCGCGGTGGAGAACTTCCCCATCTCGGGTATCACGTTCAGCCGCCGGTTCGTCCGGGCGCTGGGCGTGGTGAAGAAGGCCGCCGCGCAGGCGAACCGCGACCTCGACCACCTCGACGACGAGACCGCCGAGGCCATCGTCGAGGCCGCCGACGAGGTCATCGCGGGCGACCACGACGACCAGTTCCCCGTCGACGTCTTCCAGACCGGGTCGGGTACCTCCTCGAACATGAACGCCAACGAGGTCATCGCGAACCGCGCCGCCGAACTCCTCGGGGAGGAGATCGGCGACCGCGCCGTCCACCCGAACGACCACGTCAACTACGGCCAGTCGTCGAACGACGTCATCCCGACCGCGATGCACGTCTCGGCCCTGGAGGCGGTCGAGAAGGACCTCGTCCCCGCGCTCGAAGCGCTCGCCGAAGCGCTCGGCGCGAAAGAAGCGGAGTTCGAGAACGTCGTCAAGACCGGCCGGACCCACCTGCAGGACGCCACGCCCATCACCCTGGGCCAGGAGTTCGAGGGCTACCGGACTCAGATCGAGAAGGGCGTCGCGCGCGTGGAGAACACACGGTCGCACCTCGCGGAACTCGCGCTCGGTGGTACCGCCGTCGGGACCGGCCTGAACACCGACCCCGACTTTCCCGAACTCGCCGCCGAGTACATCTCCGAGGAGACGGGCATCGAGTTCCGCGAGGCCGACAGCCACTTCGAGGCGCAGGCGGCCCACGACGCCATGGGCGAGGCCCACGGCGCTCTCCGGACGGTCGCCGGATCGATGAACAAAATCGCGAACGACCTTCGACTCCTCGCGTCGGGGCCGCGAAACGGACTCGGCGAGCTCGAACAGCCCGAGAACCAGCCCGGGTCCTCGATTATGCCGGGGAAGATCAACCCGGTCGTCGCCGAAGCGGTCAACCAGGTCCACAAGCAGGTGGTCGGCAACGACGCGGCCGTCGCCGCGGGCGCGAGCGAGGGACAGATCGACCTCAACCTCTACAAACCGGTCCTCGCGCACAACTTCCTCGAATCGGCGAACCTCCTCTCGAATTCGGCCGAGGTGTTCGCCGAGCGGTTCGTCGCGAAACTCGAGGCCAACGAGGACCACTGCGCCGACCAGGTCGAACGCTCGATGGCGCTCGCCACCGCGCTGAACCCCGCCATCGGCTACGACAAGGCCTCGAAGGTCGCCAAACAGGCGCTCGCGGAGGACAAGACCGTCCGCGAAGTCGCCGTCGAGGAGGGTTACCTCACCGAAGAGGAGGCCGACGAGGTGCTCGACCCGATGGCGATGACCCGCCGCGGCATCCTCGGCGACGACTGA
- a CDS encoding cytochrome b family protein, translating into MTARSPLALTPVGEDMETKQSSTSADRPSSHRTPGPDDQSTNETPDGDEDEDADEKARTDGAGVVAPDAEAPAWEERKARRVGLPRLTYEYFERARHEDEALRRESTYVERDVLGFPTWPHEVIRNLSIASFFVGMVLFLAATMPPHIGPPADGSTTPAVILPDWYLYWSFGLLKLGPLNPELTVLGGEKLLGDRPYGVLANLVVVGVITLVPFLNKGSARRPVEQPFWSAVGVGGVVFAFTISVYSAKNLVPMNVDLLFDLTFLLPPVASVVAYAVLKTMREGYMYDLNRRYYRLRPPK; encoded by the coding sequence ATGACCGCCAGAAGCCCGTTGGCCCTCACTCCCGTCGGTGAAGACATGGAGACGAAGCAGTCCTCGACGTCCGCAGACCGGCCCTCCTCCCATCGGACGCCCGGTCCCGACGACCAGTCGACGAACGAGACGCCGGACGGAGACGAGGACGAGGACGCGGACGAGAAAGCCCGCACCGACGGTGCTGGCGTCGTCGCACCGGACGCCGAGGCGCCGGCCTGGGAGGAACGGAAGGCGCGACGGGTCGGCCTCCCTCGGCTCACGTACGAGTACTTCGAGCGCGCCCGTCACGAGGACGAGGCACTCAGACGGGAGTCGACGTACGTCGAGCGGGACGTCCTGGGTTTTCCGACCTGGCCGCACGAGGTGATCCGGAACCTCTCCATCGCGTCGTTCTTCGTCGGGATGGTCCTGTTTCTCGCGGCGACGATGCCGCCGCACATCGGCCCTCCCGCCGACGGGTCGACGACGCCGGCGGTCATCCTCCCTGACTGGTATCTCTACTGGTCGTTCGGTCTGCTGAAACTCGGCCCGCTCAACCCCGAACTGACCGTCCTCGGCGGGGAGAAACTGCTCGGGGACCGCCCGTACGGCGTGCTCGCGAACCTGGTGGTCGTCGGCGTCATCACGCTCGTCCCGTTCTTGAACAAGGGGTCGGCCCGTCGTCCAGTCGAGCAGCCGTTCTGGTCTGCGGTCGGCGTCGGCGGCGTCGTGTTCGCTTTCACCATCAGCGTCTACTCCGCGAAGAACCTCGTCCCGATGAACGTCGACCTGCTGTTCGATCTGACGTTTCTCCTCCCGCCCGTCGCGAGCGTCGTCGCCTACGCGGTGTTGAAGACGATGCGCGAGGGCTACATGTACGACCTCAACCGCCGGTACTACCGGCTCCGACCGCCGAAGTGA
- a CDS encoding Lrp/AsnC family transcriptional regulator — protein sequence MDERDITLLKAISDLGTGSPEKLHEETGIPVSTIHYRLNNLREAGVIENDLYDVDLDAFGLGVTVIVEVLASYDRYEDISERLLDIEGVTQLYFTMGETDFVVVARLPDSDDVERLIRDFESVPEVERTNSTFVISSLRDSTRPLESYSLDTLLSELIDD from the coding sequence ATGGACGAGCGCGACATCACGCTCCTGAAAGCCATCTCCGACCTCGGGACGGGCAGCCCCGAGAAACTCCACGAGGAGACGGGAATCCCCGTCTCGACGATTCACTACCGCCTGAACAACCTCCGCGAGGCGGGGGTCATCGAGAACGACCTCTACGACGTCGACCTCGACGCCTTCGGACTGGGCGTGACGGTCATCGTCGAGGTGCTCGCGAGTTACGACCGGTACGAGGACATCTCCGAGCGACTGCTCGACATCGAGGGCGTCACCCAGTTGTACTTCACGATGGGCGAGACCGACTTCGTGGTCGTCGCGCGCCTTCCCGACAGCGACGACGTGGAGCGACTCATCCGCGACTTCGAGTCGGTTCCGGAGGTCGAACGGACGAACTCGACGTTCGTCATTTCGAGCCTCCGCGACAGCACCCGTCCCCTCGAAAGCTACAGCCTCGACACGCTCCTCTCCGAACTGATCGACGACTAG
- a CDS encoding ferredoxin--NADP reductase, translated as MTHTAIIEDTYPLTPRVNGFRLRVPGHTFDYEPGQHTTVRFESGDEEVVRPYTPTNLPGTDQLSLAIKRYDDGLASSYMHTKRPGDEVTIGELDGNLSLADTDRDVAFLSTGAGITPMLAMLRQYLRVGTGDATFLFGEQDESSLIHRGTLNDLAVEHDRLDVAFTLSDPNWEWTGRAGYVQEHLESTFDDFERTDFYVCGVPEMVVDTKERLRELGAPDDRIHSEGWEGDAVDESES; from the coding sequence ATGACGCACACAGCAATCATCGAGGACACGTATCCTCTCACGCCCCGCGTGAACGGCTTCCGGCTGCGGGTTCCGGGCCACACGTTCGACTACGAGCCCGGTCAGCACACGACGGTTCGGTTCGAGTCCGGCGACGAAGAGGTCGTCCGGCCGTACACGCCGACGAACCTCCCGGGCACCGATCAGCTCTCGCTCGCCATCAAGCGCTACGACGACGGCCTCGCCTCCTCGTACATGCACACGAAGCGCCCGGGCGACGAGGTGACCATCGGCGAACTCGACGGGAACCTGAGCCTCGCGGACACCGACCGCGACGTGGCGTTCCTCTCGACGGGCGCCGGCATCACTCCCATGCTCGCGATGCTCCGCCAGTACCTCCGAGTGGGCACCGGCGACGCGACGTTCCTCTTCGGCGAGCAAGACGAGTCCTCTCTCATCCACCGGGGGACGCTGAACGACCTCGCCGTCGAGCACGACCGCCTCGACGTGGCGTTCACGCTGTCGGACCCGAACTGGGAGTGGACGGGGCGGGCCGGCTACGTCCAAGAGCACCTCGAATCGACGTTCGACGACTTCGAGCGGACCGACTTCTACGTCTGCGGCGTGCCGGAGATGGTCGTCGACACGAAGGAGAGACTGCGTGAACTCGGCGCCCCGGACGACCGGATTCACAGCGAGGGATGGGAAGGAGACGCCGTGGACGAGAGCGAGTCGTGA
- a CDS encoding ABC transporter substrate-binding protein produces MSRRTYVTLAGLTSAGMAGLAGCSGGGGGGGDSGGDGGGSSGDGGGGDSGGDSSGDGGGSGGSSAPLEVLHGWTGGDGARAAEALSSAFSEAYPDISAEFNPIGGGGNENLDAVVANRLQSGDPPSSFANWPGKNLQRYEGALGTVDDVWSENNFSEVMVQEAVDLHQLGGSFRAVPLGSHRLNCLFYNTSVVEEAGVDPDSLDSVEALLEALDTVSTETDKIPMTQAMSGTWTITQLWAAVMLGANGYQAYMDFIEGNGSEDAVRTAFEHLATIHENYISEDASSIGLTESNQNIINGNAAFIHQGNWAAGAYRNAEDFTYNEDWGFKTFPGTEGMYTLHFDSFLYPSNNPTPEKAKTYLGFVGSPEAQIAFNQYKGSIPTRTDVSMEQFGPYLQETAEDFANAEQRPPTLQHGLAVTREKMTALNEVISSEFTGPYNVDAATQGFLDAVSN; encoded by the coding sequence ATGTCACGGAGGACGTACGTCACGCTCGCAGGGCTCACCAGTGCAGGGATGGCCGGTCTCGCCGGCTGTTCCGGTGGTGGTGGCGGTGGCGGCGACTCCGGCGGCGACGGTGGCGGTAGCTCCGGCGACGGTGGTGGCGGCGACTCCGGCGGTGATAGCTCCGGCGACGGCGGTGGGTCCGGTGGGTCGAGCGCCCCGCTCGAAGTCCTCCACGGGTGGACCGGCGGCGACGGCGCACGGGCCGCGGAGGCGCTTTCGAGCGCGTTCAGCGAGGCCTACCCGGATATCAGCGCCGAGTTCAACCCCATCGGTGGTGGCGGCAACGAGAACCTCGACGCCGTCGTCGCCAACCGACTCCAGAGCGGCGACCCGCCGAGTTCGTTCGCGAACTGGCCGGGCAAGAACCTCCAGCGGTACGAGGGCGCGCTGGGCACCGTCGACGACGTCTGGTCGGAGAACAACTTCTCCGAGGTGATGGTCCAAGAGGCGGTCGACCTCCACCAACTGGGCGGGAGCTTCCGCGCCGTCCCGCTCGGTTCGCACCGTCTGAACTGCCTGTTCTACAACACCTCCGTCGTCGAGGAGGCCGGTGTCGACCCCGACTCGCTCGACAGCGTCGAGGCGCTCCTCGAAGCGCTCGATACGGTCTCGACCGAGACGGACAAGATCCCGATGACCCAGGCGATGTCCGGCACGTGGACGATCACCCAGCTCTGGGCCGCCGTGATGCTCGGGGCGAACGGGTACCAGGCCTACATGGACTTCATCGAGGGCAACGGTTCCGAGGACGCCGTCCGCACGGCCTTCGAGCACCTGGCGACGATCCACGAGAACTACATCTCGGAGGACGCCTCCTCCATCGGACTGACCGAGTCCAACCAGAACATCATCAACGGCAACGCGGCGTTCATCCACCAGGGCAACTGGGCCGCCGGTGCGTACCGCAACGCCGAGGACTTCACCTACAACGAGGACTGGGGCTTCAAGACCTTCCCGGGCACCGAGGGCATGTACACGCTGCACTTCGACTCGTTCCTCTACCCGTCGAACAACCCGACGCCCGAGAAGGCGAAGACGTACCTCGGGTTCGTCGGCAGTCCCGAGGCACAGATCGCGTTCAATCAGTACAAGGGCTCCATCCCGACCCGGACCGACGTCAGCATGGAGCAGTTCGGACCGTACCTCCAGGAGACGGCGGAGGACTTCGCGAACGCCGAGCAGCGGCCGCCGACGCTCCAGCACGGCCTCGCGGTCACGCGTGAGAAGATGACCGCGCTCAACGAGGTCATCTCCTCGGAGTTCACCGGACCGTACAACGTCGACGCCGCGACGCAGGGCTTCCTCGACGCGGTCTCGAACTAA
- the gatE gene encoding Glu-tRNA(Gln) amidotransferase subunit GatE, producing the protein MSAYDYEDLGLVAGLEIHQQLDTSRKLFCECPTERREPEESHRRLTRYLHPTKSELGELDDAALEESRVDREFEYLGFDTTCLVEEDDEPPSRLSREALDVTMQIAALLDMEAVDQAHVMRKLVIDGSNTSGFQRTTLVAQAGEISTTEGPVSVEDLLLEEESAQRVEATEKGVRWSLDRLGIPLVEIGTGPDISSPEQAREAAETIGMLLRSTGKVKRGLGTIRQDVNVSIADGARVEIKGVQALDQIDEIVRLEVRRQVELLAIRDSLRERDAAVGEPRDVSDVFEDTDSSVIAGALSSGGTVGALRLDGFDGLVGHELQPDRRFGTELSDHAKRHGAGGVFHTDELPAYGVTEAEVESLREAVDAGPEDAVVLVADAPETVDLSLEAVAERARTAVEGVPEETRDALEDGTTRYLRPLPGAARMYPETDVPPVEPDPSEVEVPELLTEKTERYQEAYGLGAGLAEQVAYGRRFTLFEAAVEEGVDPTLAANTLESTLTELRRDDVPVENLTDDHLMELLLLVEGGDLAKEGVGDVLSVLAENPDLSAEEAVEEAGLAGVGDEEVRAAVVEVVERNADQIDEQGMGAFSALMGEAMGALRGKADGGQVSDVLREEIQKRA; encoded by the coding sequence ATGAGCGCGTACGACTACGAGGACCTCGGGCTCGTCGCGGGGCTCGAGATCCACCAGCAACTGGACACCTCGCGCAAACTGTTCTGCGAGTGTCCGACCGAGCGCCGCGAACCCGAGGAGTCTCACCGTCGGCTCACCCGGTATCTCCACCCGACGAAGAGCGAACTCGGCGAACTCGACGACGCCGCCCTCGAAGAGAGCCGCGTCGACCGCGAGTTCGAGTACCTCGGCTTCGACACCACCTGCCTGGTCGAGGAGGACGACGAGCCACCCTCCCGGCTCTCGCGGGAGGCGCTCGACGTGACGATGCAGATAGCCGCCCTCCTCGACATGGAGGCGGTCGACCAGGCGCACGTCATGCGAAAGCTCGTCATCGACGGCTCGAACACGTCGGGCTTCCAGCGCACCACGCTCGTCGCGCAGGCGGGGGAGATTTCGACCACCGAGGGACCGGTCTCCGTCGAGGACCTCCTCCTCGAAGAGGAGTCGGCCCAGCGCGTCGAAGCCACGGAGAAGGGAGTGCGGTGGTCGCTCGACCGCCTCGGGATTCCCCTCGTGGAAATCGGCACCGGCCCGGACATCTCCTCGCCGGAGCAGGCCCGCGAGGCCGCCGAGACTATCGGCATGCTGCTGCGCTCCACGGGGAAGGTGAAACGCGGCCTCGGCACCATCCGCCAGGACGTCAACGTCTCCATCGCCGACGGCGCGCGCGTCGAGATCAAGGGCGTTCAGGCGCTCGATCAGATCGACGAAATCGTCCGGCTCGAAGTGCGGCGACAGGTCGAACTCCTCGCCATCCGCGACTCCTTGCGGGAACGCGACGCCGCGGTCGGGGAGCCACGGGACGTCTCCGACGTGTTCGAAGACACCGACTCGAGCGTCATCGCCGGCGCGCTCTCGTCGGGAGGCACGGTCGGCGCCCTTCGCCTCGACGGCTTCGACGGCCTCGTCGGCCACGAACTCCAGCCCGACCGCCGGTTCGGCACCGAACTCTCGGACCACGCGAAGCGCCACGGCGCGGGCGGCGTCTTCCACACCGACGAACTACCCGCCTACGGCGTGACCGAAGCGGAGGTCGAGTCGCTGCGCGAGGCTGTGGACGCTGGTCCCGAGGACGCCGTCGTCCTCGTCGCCGACGCCCCCGAGACGGTTGACCTGTCTCTCGAAGCCGTCGCCGAGCGCGCGCGCACGGCCGTCGAGGGCGTCCCCGAGGAGACGCGCGACGCCCTGGAAGACGGCACCACGCGCTACCTCCGCCCGCTCCCCGGCGCGGCGCGGATGTACCCCGAGACGGACGTCCCGCCGGTCGAACCCGACCCCTCCGAGGTGGAGGTGCCCGAACTCCTCACCGAGAAGACCGAGCGCTACCAGGAGGCGTACGGCCTCGGCGCCGGCCTCGCCGAGCAGGTGGCGTACGGCCGGCGGTTCACCCTCTTCGAGGCCGCCGTGGAGGAAGGCGTCGACCCGACGCTCGCCGCGAACACGCTGGAGTCGACGCTGACCGAACTCCGCCGCGACGACGTCCCGGTCGAGAATCTCACCGACGACCACCTGATGGAACTCCTCCTGCTCGTCGAGGGCGGCGACCTGGCGAAGGAGGGCGTCGGCGACGTCCTCTCGGTGCTCGCGGAGAACCCCGACCTCTCGGCCGAGGAGGCGGTCGAGGAGGCCGGCCTCGCCGGCGTCGGCGACGAGGAGGTCAGAGCGGCCGTCGTCGAAGTCGTCGAGCGCAACGCCGATCAGATCGACGAGCAGGGCATGGGCGCGTTCTCGGCGCTCATGGGCGAAGCGATGGGCGCGCTCAGAGGGAAGGCCGACGGCGGTCAGGTGAGCGACGTCCTGCGCGAGGAGATTCAGAAACGGGCCTGA